TCACGTACAGGAATCTCCCGCAAGTAAAAGAGAATTTTGAAATACTGGTTTCCCGACCCTTTCAGATGTGGGGAGCGGAAATGGGGGCGAATTCCAGAGGAGTGACGATCGGCAACGAGGCGGTGTTTACGAAAATTCCGTTTTCAAAAAAGGAGGACGGTTTAACGGGAATGGACCTGGTGCGCCTGGCTTTGGAAAGATCCAAAACCGCAGCGGAAGCCAGGGATTGGATCGTGGAACTCATAGAAAAGTACGGTCAGGACGCCAAAGGCGGATACCAAAATCGGAATTTCCGGTATCACAATAGCTTTCTCATCGCCGATTCGAAGGACGCATACGTCCTGGAGACTGCCGACCGTTTTTGGGCCTGGAAACGGATCCGAGGGTTTTACTCGATTTCCAACGGATTGACCTTGGAATCGGACTACGACGATCTGCACCCTTCGGCCATCGATTACGCCCGGTCTCACGGCTGGCTGGCAAAGGGGGAGACGTTCTCCTTTCGTAAGGCCTTTAGCGATACGTTCTATACTACATTCGGTAAATGTAATGTTCGTCGCGCTCTTACGATGAGGGAGGGGATTTCCGCAAAAGGGAAATTGGATATAAAAAGCGCGATGGAAATTCTGAGGATGGAAGGGCAAGGCGGACCCAAGTCCAGAATGGGCGGAGGGCCGGGAGGATTTCCTCCCAGAGATTCGGATTTTTTGCCCGCGAATTCGGGAATGGGGTCCGTATGTCTGCACGCGACCGGATTTTTAGCCCCGAACCAGACGAACTCGTCCCTGGTGGCCCAGATCGATCCGGATCCTTCCCGGTCCCAATACTGGTTCACAGGTACTTCGATTCCCGCTTTGTCCGTATTCCTCCCTTTCTTCATTCCAGGAAAGTCCGCTAGGAACGGAAGGATCATTCAACCGGGAGCAGTGCCCGATTCCTCCCTTTGGTGGAGTCACGAAATTCTCTACCGGCTTTGCCTCCGGAATTATTCCGAAGCGATCGGAATTTTTTCCGCAGAACTAAAAGAGTTACAGGAAAACTTATTTAAAAAAACGGAAACTATCCTCTCCGAAAAGAAAAGCACGGGAAGAGAGGATTCTTTGTCCGAGACCGCTCTGGAACAGGTCGGAAATGCCTATCGAAAATGGAGGATCGAGGTCGCCGAACTATCGATCAAGGGAATGTTTTTACCGAAGCCTTGGTTTTCCCCGTTTTACCGGATCAGCTGGAAATTATGGAACCGTAGGGCGAAAATCACGGATTCCGTTCTGAAGGGGAAGGACCTGCCTTACGAGCGCGCATATTTATGAATTCGACCAGGAGGGAAAAAGCCATCGCGAAGTAGATATATCCTTTCGGGATATGGAAATGCAAGCCGTCCGCAAAAAGCATCACACCCACAAGGATGAGAAACGATAAGGCTAGGACTTTCATACTCGGATGCGCGTTGATAAAATCGCCGACCGGACCGGAAAAAGCCAGCATGATCAACATGGAGAGAACGACCGCGGAGGCCATTACGTAAAAATCCCCGGATAAGCCTACTGCGGTGACGATGGAATCTATGGAAAAAATAATATCCAAGACGATGACCTGCGAAACGACTCGGCCGAAAGAACTTTTTTTATCTTCGGAAAGGGAACCTTTTTCTTCCGATTCGATCTTATGGTGGATCTCGCTTGTACTCTTTGCGATCAGAAAAAGACCTCCGGACAGCATGATCAGGTCCCTGCCGGTCACCTTAAAGAGAAACACCGAAAAAAGTTCCTCCGTAAGACTCGCCAGCCAACTCGCGGCGAAGAGCAGCGCGATCCTGAACCCTAGAGCCGCCAAGAGTCCCACGCTTCTGCCTAAACGTTGGTCCTCTTTGGGTAGTTTGCCGACCACGATGGATAAAAAAACGATATTGTCGATTCCCAAGACCACTTCCATCGCAGTAAGAGAAAATAAGGCTACGGCGGAGTCTAATAGTTGTGCTTCCATTCGAAAAAGAAAATCGAATCGGAAAATAAAAAAGCAATCGATTTCCGGCGGAATTCCGTGGAAGATTTCGGACTTGTAGAGATGGATTTTTTACCCAAAGAGTTGATGCAAAGTCCCGTCCGAGGGAGAAATCTGATCGGTCCGACATTCGAGCAGAACCTTCCCGTAAAACAGACCCTTTTGGTTTTTCTGCGCCATTTCGGTTGTATTTTTTGCCGGGAATGCGTATCCGATCTACGCGACCTTTCCGATTCTATCCCGGCATTTCCGCCGATTTTGTTCGTATATCCGGAAGAAGAAAGAATGGGAGAAGAATTTTTCCAAAGGCACTGGCCGGAAGCGAGCGCCATCGCCGACCGCCAAGCTGCATTCTACGGACTAGCTGGCTTAGAAGATGGAAATTTTCTGGAACTCGCAGGTCCGGAAGTTTGGGGGGCCGCGCTTCGTGCGGTAGCCAAGGGAAATTTCTACGGGGTCCAAGGGCAGCACCTGTTGCAGATGCCCGGAGCTTTTTTGGTTCTGAAAGATCGGATTTTATGGGAGCACAAGTATCGGCATATCGGTGACCATCCCGACTGGACTAAGCTGCCGGGTTGTTCGCCGATCTCTTCGGAAAACCTGGATCCCGGAATTCTGCCCGCCTAATCCTTCAAAAAAAAATCGTAAATTAGGTCTTTGTCATCGGATTGCGTCTAACGCACACAGGCGAAGGGAGAGATTCGCTCGCCCGATTTTTCATTTGCCGTACATGAGGCTTATGATGGATCGAGACCAACGATTGACCGAAGCGGTCGCAACCTATTTTCAAACCGGAGAGAAAAAGGACTTTCTGAACGAAGCATGGATTTGGACCAAACATATCTGTATGCGTAGGTTCGGAATGGATGAGGACGGAAGTTCCGAAGTGATGCTGAGGATCGTTCAAAGTGCGGAGCGCTGCCTTGAGATTTATCGATCGAGGGAATACGGGAATTTTCCGGCGTATTTTACCGTTTATGTAAAGAATCAGATTCTGAATCAGAGAAAGCGGGAAAGCGTATCCCGGAAAAAGGAAAGAATCCTGATGGAGGTAAAAGGATCCGATATCGGAACTAGGGAAACGGTTTCGGAAATGAGGACTAGCGAAGAAGAGATCTTACGAATCCTAATGCGAAAGGCATTGGCGGAACTCGAGACTCTTCCCTGTCTTGTGGTCAAAATGAGGCATAGGATACCCATGAATCTGAGGGAACTCAAACTTTTGAAAGGAAAGCTAAAAAGAAAATCCTCCGGTCTTCGGGCCTATTTTATGGAAGAAGAGGAATACGAAAGAAGCCAGAGGTTACGCAGGAAGGCAGTGACGGACCAATTACAGGTCTTTTTCGGACGGACGTATTTTTCGGAATCCAACCGCTCCGAAAAGTGGAGGAAGAGAAAAAAAATCTGGGCCGACAAAATGGCCCATATCGGGGAGGAGCAAAGTTTCCGCCGGATCGCCGTTAGTCTCGCTCTCAGCGAACATACGGTAAGGAAAGTGTATTACGACGCGATCCGAACAATGCGGGATCGTCGGGTCGGAAAGGAGTTCCACCTTTCCCTCGCTGCGTGATCAATCTTTCGGTTTTACCGTAGGAATCCAGAGCTTTCGGAAGATGGATTTGTTCCTTAGAGAGGATAGTTCGCCCAAAAGATTCGCGACCACCTTATGGCCTGCCTCCATTCCTCGCGTAACGGAGCGATTCAACAACCGGGAACTCGTGCTCACCATGCTAAGTTCGGAAACTTTAGGAGCGATCACCCTGATCTTGACGTTCGCAGGAGGGGATTCGATGATCCTGAGGGCCCGATTGTACATCGTGTGGTGGACCTTCGTGATCATGTGATAGAGTTTTCGATCGGAAGGATAGGAAAGCCATCCTTGCAAGTTCGGGATCGGGTCCGAAAAGTCCTCTTTGGGGGAATTTAAAACCACGGTGATGTCCTTAAATCCGGCCTCTATCACTTTTTCCACAGGGATCGGATCCGAGATCCCGCCGTCTCCGAAATACTGGTCTTCCAATTTCCATTTTCCCCGGGTGGCGATGGGAAGGGAAGTCGCTGCTTTGAGGAGATGGAGCACGTTGGAGGCGGTGGCGCGAACATATTCCGCCCTGGCCTTTGCCAGATTCGTCACCACCACATAGAAAGGAGAGGTTTCTTTTTTTTCCAAATATTCTGCGGGCAGACGGTATTTCGTCCCGAACAGGTAATCGATCAAGTATTCTTGGTCGAGGAGGGTTTTTCCCCGAAACGGATTCAACAAGGAGATGAGCTTGTTCCCGACCAGCTCTTTTCTCCAGATATCCAGGGTTCGGACCTCTTCCTCGGGAGTGGTTTCGTAACCTGTCGTATAATACGCCGCCGCGCAGGACCCGGAGGAAACCCCTAAAATGAGATCGAAAAATGTGGAGGGAAGGTATTGGTTCAAAGCGTAGAGGGCGCCTCCCGCAAACGAACCTTTCATTCCTCCGCCGGCGACTACCAAAGCCTTAGAATTTTTGGAGGCGGACGGAAGGTCGTGGTTGCCCGGAAAAGCGTCGGAGTTTCCGGGGGAAAAATAAGAACTCATCTGATTCTTAAAATGGATCCCTGACCCTATCCCGCAAGCAGGATGCAATTGTGCGGTGGCAAATTCCGAGTCGCTTTTTTAGGAAATTCGATCCTTTTTTGCAACCCAAAATGCTCTAATTCCCTTCGATTTGTAATGAAAATAGGCTAAATTTTATATACAAAAAGGGGGGGATTAGAATCCTTTATGAATTGACCGGAATTTTTTTTCCGTCTAAGCTTTTAATACGTTTTTATGCATTTACAACCTGCATTCGGAGCGACGGTAAAACGAATCGGGGGGAAGTTTCAATTCCTTCACTCCCTCATTTTATCCGTACTTCTGTATTCCCTCGCAATGGATGCAGTGATCGATACCATCGATATCTGGAATGGCGATTGGGGAGGGGTAGAAGGAGAGGTTTTCCGGCCGAGAATCCCGAGACAGAATGTGAGGGAGCAGTCCGGACTATTTACCGGTTCCTACTTCGAAGCCCAGACCAAGACGGAAGCTAGAGAGGATTCTCTCCCATTACTCGGATTTCAATTGGTCCAGTCCAAGTCCACCTTGGAAATGGCGGATATTTCCGGCGCATTTTCCCGCAATACATTACTCCAACACACTTTTCTTTCTCTTCCCCCTCCTTCCTCCGCTGTCGTTTGTTGATTCGGTGATACTGAATTTTAGGGGAAAAGGTTCCCCGGCGAAACCGAGATTGATTCCGGTTTCGAGTTAGAAAAACGGAGATTTTAATATATATGTCGATTATCAATACGCAAGGTCCGGTCCGACCCATCCTATCCAAGCCGGGACAAGTTCCCGCAGAAAATGGCCAACCAGGTTTCGAATTCTACGGACGTCATTTAATGACGGATTTCGTAGGATGCCAAATCGATTTGGACGATGCGGAGAGGATTTCTCGAGACATGGAAGAAGCGATTCAATCCATCGGCGCCACCATTTTGAACAAGGTCGAACATCGTTTCGATCCGCACGGAGTGACGATTCTATTTTTGCTTTCGGAATCCCACGCTAGTATCCACACGTACCCGGAATACGGTTCCTGCTTCCTGGATATTTTTACCTGCGGTAAGACGATCGATGTGATTCCTTTTGGTACCTACCTACAGAAACTGTGGAAGCCGGAGAGAGTGATCAATCGGTACGAAGAGCGGTCCGCTTAAAAGAGAGGTAAAATGGATCCTACTACACAATCTTGGTTCACGGAACAGGTCGATTACCGTGAAATGCACCAATTCCTGAAGGATAAGAATTCCAGGAGTTTCCGTACGGAGTTTCAGCAAGTGGAGTTTCACCACTTGCACGCCTTTGGAAAGACCATGGTGCTTGATGGAGCGGTTCAATCGGCCGAAGCTGACGAACATTTATTTCATGAATGTTTGGTACAGCCGGCGATGCTGGCCCATCCGGAACCCAGAAAAGTCCTGATTTTAGGAGGAGGCGAAGGAGCGACCTTACGGGAAGTGCTCAAGCATGATTCCGTAGAATTGGCCGTGATGGTAGATATCGACGGCGAATTCGTGGACTTTTGCAAGAACCATCTTTCGGATTGGAATTCCAGCGCCTTTTCCGATCCTCGTGCAAAACTTTTGTACATGGACGGTCGGAAATATCTGGAAGAGACGACGGAGACTTTCGACGTGATCATCACCGATATCACGGACATCCTAGTCGACGGGCCGGCCATCCGACTGTACACCAAGGAATTCTATGCTCTCTGCGCCAAGAGACTGAATCGAAACGGATATTTGGCTCTCCAAGCTCTGGAACTTTCCTCGCAAATATGGGCGCAACACGCCACCCTCCGGAGAACGATCCGGAAGTCTTTCGAGTTTGTGGAAAGCTATAGCATCTTTGTGCCTTCCTTTACCTCTACTTGGGGATTTATCATCGCTACGAATGCGGGAAATCCTATTCTGAGTGCAGAGGAGTTGGTGAACCGCATCGAAAAACGGAACATGGCTTCCCGCCTGTATGCGTTTGATGAAATCACCTACCGGGGTATTTTTTCTCTGCCTAAGGATCTGAGAAAATGTCTCTCCCTAGACGGGTCCTTTTTGGAAGACGAGCAACCTCTACGATTTTCCCCTAAAGATACGGAGTATCGGAAAGGGGTCAAACGATGACCGATGGCCGAGCGTGCTTTCGGGTATACTTTCTTTCGCAAGTAAAAACCGGTTCCGGCCTTAGAGCCGGAATCGAAGAGATCTCCTCCTCCTTTCGCAAATCTGCCTGGAGTCTAGGATTTCCTTTTGATTGTGTCGTCGTTCTGGATATGGACGGCGACCAGGCGCAAGAACGTGTTCAGGTCGAAGGATGGCTTAGGGAGCAAGCTCTCCCTTGCGAAGTCATTTCCGTCTCTAGACCTGTCCGAGCGGCCGAGTTACAGTCGAATTCCCGCGAGAAGGGCAAGAATTCCCTTTTCGCTACGAGAGCGGCTTTTGCCGCTTTTTTTGAATTTACTCACAGTTATGCTCAGAGAGCTCGAGAGTGGGCGGTCAGAAGCGTATCGAAATATTCTAAAGTAACGACAATGCAGTTGTTGGAAGCGGATGAAGTTCGTGAAGAACATGACCGTAGTCTAACTTTACTTCTCAAACTGGAAGCGACTTATTCTTTACTTTCGAAAGGATTCGACCCAGAGTGGGAGGAACTGAGAAAATTCGGAATCGGACCGAAAGGACCGAATTCGGAAGAGCTAGAGTCCTTGGTCGAGTCTTGGGAATCGATTCACGAGGCCTTGGAAGTCCTTTTGGAAAGAGTCTCGGAAAAGAAGTTTTTATTTTGGGAAATGTTAGCGGAATATACGATCGTAGTTCTGATTCTTTTGGAATTGGTCGTAGGAGTCATGGAATTTATGCGCGGTTAACTCTGCCGTTCATGTACGCTTCACTAAGATCCTTCCTTTTTTACACTCTTTTCGTTTTGTATTTTTTCGGCGGCTCTTTCTTTTGGCCGTCCTCTTTGGGTTCGCAAACGCCGGGGCCGGGTTTTTTCCAAGGGAAGGACCGGAAGGCGAGGCGGGAGTCCGAGAAAGAAAATGAAAACCGAAAGCCCGGATTCAATTCCGCAAATCAAAAGACTCGGGTCTCTGCGAGACCTCCGGAGTCTTCCGCCGAAAACGAAGATGATG
This genomic interval from Leptospira fletcheri contains the following:
- a CDS encoding acyl-CoA--6-aminopenicillanic acid acyltransferase encodes the protein MCDTFVATPESTASGKMIFGKNSDREPNEAQCLVRYQERKNPSGNLRVTYRNLPQVKENFEILVSRPFQMWGAEMGANSRGVTIGNEAVFTKIPFSKKEDGLTGMDLVRLALERSKTAAEARDWIVELIEKYGQDAKGGYQNRNFRYHNSFLIADSKDAYVLETADRFWAWKRIRGFYSISNGLTLESDYDDLHPSAIDYARSHGWLAKGETFSFRKAFSDTFYTTFGKCNVRRALTMREGISAKGKLDIKSAMEILRMEGQGGPKSRMGGGPGGFPPRDSDFLPANSGMGSVCLHATGFLAPNQTNSSLVAQIDPDPSRSQYWFTGTSIPALSVFLPFFIPGKSARNGRIIQPGAVPDSSLWWSHEILYRLCLRNYSEAIGIFSAELKELQENLFKKTETILSEKKSTGREDSLSETALEQVGNAYRKWRIEVAELSIKGMFLPKPWFSPFYRISWKLWNRRAKITDSVLKGKDLPYERAYL
- a CDS encoding TerC family protein, which codes for MEAQLLDSAVALFSLTAMEVVLGIDNIVFLSIVVGKLPKEDQRLGRSVGLLAALGFRIALLFAASWLASLTEELFSVFLFKVTGRDLIMLSGGLFLIAKSTSEIHHKIESEEKGSLSEDKKSSFGRVVSQVIVLDIIFSIDSIVTAVGLSGDFYVMASAVVLSMLIMLAFSGPVGDFINAHPSMKVLALSFLILVGVMLFADGLHFHIPKGYIYFAMAFSLLVEFINMRARKAGPSPSERNP
- a CDS encoding SelL-related redox protein translates to MEDFGLVEMDFLPKELMQSPVRGRNLIGPTFEQNLPVKQTLLVFLRHFGCIFCRECVSDLRDLSDSIPAFPPILFVYPEEERMGEEFFQRHWPEASAIADRQAAFYGLAGLEDGNFLELAGPEVWGAALRAVAKGNFYGVQGQHLLQMPGAFLVLKDRILWEHKYRHIGDHPDWTKLPGCSPISSENLDPGILPA
- a CDS encoding patatin-like phospholipase family protein, which codes for MSSYFSPGNSDAFPGNHDLPSASKNSKALVVAGGGMKGSFAGGALYALNQYLPSTFFDLILGVSSGSCAAAYYTTGYETTPEEEVRTLDIWRKELVGNKLISLLNPFRGKTLLDQEYLIDYLFGTKYRLPAEYLEKKETSPFYVVVTNLAKARAEYVRATASNVLHLLKAATSLPIATRGKWKLEDQYFGDGGISDPIPVEKVIEAGFKDITVVLNSPKEDFSDPIPNLQGWLSYPSDRKLYHMITKVHHTMYNRALRIIESPPANVKIRVIAPKVSELSMVSTSSRLLNRSVTRGMEAGHKVVANLLGELSSLRNKSIFRKLWIPTVKPKD
- the speD gene encoding adenosylmethionine decarboxylase, with amino-acid sequence MSIINTQGPVRPILSKPGQVPAENGQPGFEFYGRHLMTDFVGCQIDLDDAERISRDMEEAIQSIGATILNKVEHRFDPHGVTILFLLSESHASIHTYPEYGSCFLDIFTCGKTIDVIPFGTYLQKLWKPERVINRYEERSA
- a CDS encoding fused MFS/spermidine synthase, with amino-acid sequence MDPTTQSWFTEQVDYREMHQFLKDKNSRSFRTEFQQVEFHHLHAFGKTMVLDGAVQSAEADEHLFHECLVQPAMLAHPEPRKVLILGGGEGATLREVLKHDSVELAVMVDIDGEFVDFCKNHLSDWNSSAFSDPRAKLLYMDGRKYLEETTETFDVIITDITDILVDGPAIRLYTKEFYALCAKRLNRNGYLALQALELSSQIWAQHATLRRTIRKSFEFVESYSIFVPSFTSTWGFIIATNAGNPILSAEELVNRIEKRNMASRLYAFDEITYRGIFSLPKDLRKCLSLDGSFLEDEQPLRFSPKDTEYRKGVKR